The following coding sequences lie in one Alloacidobacterium dinghuense genomic window:
- a CDS encoding DmsE family decaheme c-type cytochrome → MRRMFFSVALVVSLFCFWEVVRVSAAGADNQQTSPHKKANIPDPADFVGSETCETCHEDIGKKFAENPHSRLAMLHGGKGVTCESCHGPGREHVEGGGDIEKILRFSTMTPKATDEKCLECHAAAHPNFERSAHGDAGVSCTSCHSIHKFENDVSLLKVSQPKLCYTCHTDVKPAFSQPFHHKVDEGLIDCSDCHNPHGSFKDKGLHSSVAGDAVCVKCHTETAGPFVYEHQPIRTDGCTFCHSPHGSPNPRLLTRNNVNSLCLQCHSASMNFNAPGIPSFHNQAKQYPACTVCHVQIHGSNADSVYFR, encoded by the coding sequence ATGAGACGAATGTTCTTTTCTGTGGCGCTCGTCGTATCGCTGTTCTGCTTCTGGGAAGTTGTGCGTGTGAGCGCTGCAGGAGCAGATAACCAGCAGACCAGCCCGCATAAGAAGGCCAACATACCCGACCCGGCTGACTTTGTTGGCTCAGAAACCTGCGAGACTTGCCATGAAGACATTGGCAAGAAATTCGCGGAGAATCCTCACTCCCGGCTCGCAATGCTGCACGGCGGCAAAGGAGTGACGTGCGAAAGCTGCCACGGGCCTGGCAGAGAGCATGTGGAGGGAGGCGGCGATATAGAAAAGATCCTCCGGTTCAGCACAATGACGCCGAAGGCAACGGATGAAAAGTGTCTGGAATGCCACGCCGCGGCGCATCCTAACTTCGAGCGCTCCGCACATGGCGATGCAGGCGTAAGTTGCACGAGCTGCCACAGCATTCACAAATTTGAAAACGATGTCAGCCTTCTCAAGGTCTCGCAGCCGAAGCTTTGCTATACCTGCCACACTGATGTAAAGCCCGCTTTTTCGCAGCCATTTCATCACAAGGTGGATGAAGGGTTGATAGATTGCAGCGATTGCCACAACCCACATGGCAGCTTCAAGGACAAGGGCCTACACAGCAGCGTCGCGGGCGATGCGGTCTGTGTAAAATGTCACACCGAGACGGCAGGTCCGTTCGTCTACGAGCATCAGCCGATCAGGACGGATGGCTGTACGTTTTGCCACTCCCCGCACGGATCCCCGAATCCTCGTCTGCTTACGCGCAATAATGTGAATTCTCTATGTCTGCAATGTCATTCAGCATCGATGAACTTTAACGCGCCTGGCATTCCGTCGTTTCATAACCAGGCGAAACAGTATCCGGCCTGCACGGTTTGCCATGTGCAGATTCACGGCTCGAACGCCGACAGTGTGTACTTTAGGTGA
- a CDS encoding DUF4136 domain-containing protein: MKKLRFVWIFAILMISGNVFGQDVRYNFDKDTDFSKFKTYKWVAIKDATPVDDLTDKQVKEAFDAALATKGLSKVDGDNADLFVGYQTAIGSEKQFTSYNSGWGYGPGWYRGGWYGGGGGMTTGQTSTIYTGQLGLDMYDSAHHDLVWRGVASKTLDPKAKPDKRQKNLQKAVAKLMKNYPPKAK; this comes from the coding sequence ATGAAGAAACTGCGGTTTGTCTGGATATTCGCGATACTCATGATTTCAGGCAATGTTTTCGGCCAGGATGTTCGCTATAACTTCGACAAAGACACCGACTTCTCTAAGTTCAAAACCTACAAGTGGGTGGCCATCAAGGATGCCACGCCGGTAGACGATCTTACCGACAAACAGGTCAAGGAAGCATTTGATGCCGCGTTGGCGACTAAAGGCCTGAGTAAGGTAGACGGAGACAACGCCGACTTGTTTGTGGGATATCAAACCGCAATCGGATCAGAGAAGCAGTTCACGTCGTATAACTCCGGTTGGGGTTACGGCCCAGGGTGGTACCGTGGTGGCTGGTATGGCGGCGGAGGCGGAATGACCACCGGGCAAACCTCAACCATCTATACCGGACAGTTGGGTTTGGATATGTATGATTCGGCGCACCACGACTTAGTCTGGCGAGGCGTCGCGAGCAAGACCTTAGATCCGAAAGCGAAGCCAGACAAACGTCAGAAGAATCTTCAGAAGGCAGTAGCAAAGCTTATGAAGAATTATCCGCCTAAGGCAAAGTAA
- a CDS encoding response regulator translates to MQGIRPRILIADDHTLIADLCKTLLEKEFEVVGTVGDGRALVRAAAILKPDVIVVDVTMPVLNGIDAACQVKQELRAVKVIYLTMNPDTEIAAEAFRRGASGYLLKTCAASEMVAAVRAVLQGRSYLSASLSRDDVAYLRRQPKKMVEEGDKLTERQREVLQLIAEGKVMKEVSVILNMTTRTVAFHKYRIMEALCVKSNAELVRYAVRNHIVAP, encoded by the coding sequence ATGCAAGGAATCCGTCCCCGCATTCTGATAGCTGACGATCACACGCTGATAGCGGACCTCTGCAAAACGCTGCTCGAAAAGGAGTTTGAAGTGGTCGGCACGGTGGGAGACGGTCGCGCACTTGTTCGGGCTGCAGCCATCTTAAAGCCTGATGTGATCGTGGTTGATGTCACGATGCCGGTTCTCAATGGAATCGATGCTGCCTGTCAGGTCAAACAAGAATTGCGCGCCGTCAAGGTGATTTACCTCACCATGAATCCTGATACAGAGATCGCGGCAGAAGCCTTTCGCCGCGGCGCCTCGGGCTATTTGCTCAAGACCTGCGCAGCCTCAGAGATGGTGGCAGCTGTTCGCGCGGTTCTACAGGGCAGGTCGTATCTGTCAGCGTCACTTTCCAGGGACGATGTCGCCTACCTCCGTCGGCAGCCTAAGAAAATGGTCGAGGAAGGAGACAAGCTTACAGAGCGACAACGGGAAGTTCTGCAGTTGATCGCCGAAGGCAAAGTAATGAAGGAAGTTAGTGTAATCTTAAATATGACGACCCGGACCGTTGCGTTTCACAAGTATCGGATCATGGAGGCCCTTTGCGTCAAGAGTAACGCCGAACTTGTTCGATATGCGGTGAGAAACCACATAGTTGCTCCATAG
- a CDS encoding response regulator: MDRPRILVADDHDVMLETVLSLLQPGFEVVGTVNNGRDLIREAQRLQPDVIVLDITMPILNGIEAAHKIHEAGLTPRLVFLTVHEQSSFVTACFDEGALGYVTKSRLRTDLIPAIRDAISGHHFISSFLPRARRQTDPG; encoded by the coding sequence TTGGACCGGCCGAGGATACTTGTCGCCGACGACCATGATGTCATGCTTGAGACCGTGTTGTCCTTGTTACAGCCGGGCTTTGAAGTAGTCGGGACAGTCAACAACGGAAGAGATCTGATTAGAGAAGCGCAGCGGCTTCAACCGGACGTGATTGTGCTGGACATCACGATGCCAATACTCAATGGAATTGAGGCCGCCCATAAGATCCATGAGGCCGGGCTGACGCCGAGGCTTGTTTTCTTGACGGTGCACGAACAGTCATCGTTTGTGACCGCGTGCTTCGATGAAGGAGCATTGGGTTACGTCACGAAATCACGGCTCAGAACAGATCTTATCCCGGCGATACGCGATGCTATTTCAGGCCATCACTTTATCTCATCTTTTCTGCCTCGCGCGAGGCGGCAAACCGACCCCGGTTAG
- a CDS encoding response regulator: MKHLSHTNRLPRVLIADDHAVVAEGLCSILQKSCDVIGIVRDGRELLVEAPKLEPDLIVLDISMPVLNGLDAAEQLKHFLPKVKFVFLTMKDDPNLAAAALNLGKVGYVLKHSLSSELLHAVSEVLQGNAYVTPRLRSENWAVQGLRARQVSQDLTPRQKEVLQLLAEGRPMKEVAQILNVSEKAIMFHKYRIMASFNLKNNAELVLFALKHHLIS, from the coding sequence ATGAAACATCTCAGCCACACTAACAGACTGCCGCGGGTCCTCATTGCTGACGACCACGCAGTCGTGGCCGAGGGTCTATGTTCGATATTGCAGAAGAGCTGTGACGTTATTGGAATTGTGCGGGATGGCCGAGAATTACTGGTGGAGGCTCCTAAGCTGGAACCCGACCTCATCGTACTGGACATCAGCATGCCTGTGCTGAATGGTCTCGATGCAGCTGAACAACTGAAGCATTTCCTTCCTAAGGTGAAGTTCGTTTTCCTCACGATGAAGGACGATCCCAACCTGGCCGCTGCAGCTCTGAACCTGGGGAAAGTCGGGTACGTTCTCAAGCATTCATTGTCATCCGAATTGTTGCACGCAGTCTCTGAAGTGCTTCAAGGCAATGCATATGTAACGCCTAGACTCCGGTCGGAAAATTGGGCAGTACAAGGGTTGCGGGCACGGCAAGTGTCGCAAGACCTAACCCCGCGCCAGAAGGAAGTGTTGCAGTTGCTGGCTGAAGGTCGTCCTATGAAGGAAGTGGCGCAGATTCTCAACGTCAGCGAAAAGGCGATCATGTTCCACAAATATCGCATCATGGCATCGTTCAATCTGAAGAACAATGCGGAATTGGTCCTATTTGCCCTCAAACACCACCTGATTTCCTAA
- a CDS encoding sensor histidine kinase, which produces MSAPMEQRTCHYWFSDRHPLKKCKRGRYPIPDTRVLILIAAVAAFLLLQPPSAGAAKEVRRVLILNVFGPLSSPGVALIDQAIVAGLEKAPYQIELYHEEMESALFPDEASQRDFREWFIRRYSDRKPDVIITVGPSPLNFMVESHEEAFPGIPIIFCGSTEEMLGGLKLDSDFTGTWGVAQPEKTLIAALRLLPSTKHLVVVGGVGLYERDLESVAKKSFQGYESKLDITYLTDLDMPTLIERLKHLPTNTIVYHTAITQDAAGTRFIDATQSVPMIAGAANAPVFVVDDVDVGRGSTGGYVLSLAAEGRTAAEMAVRVLKGEKPANIPVVKSPNIYMFDWRAMQRFGLKESTLPPGSMVLNRQPTIWETYQRYILGVIFLILLETLLILGLLWQRARRRRVESELAVAHDRLRLAVEAGKSSGWEWDIKSGRVRRFGDLHTIYGIPSYAHSGNIDDFRRHVHPEDRELVWNTLDDSRQNQNPYFAEFRVIRNDETIRWIGARGRFYYAKNGEAERMLGMTVDITERKLAEEALKKSEEKFSTAFRESPMALTLTSMKDHRYLDVNETFEHLTGWHKDEVIGRTPFDINVWDDPFKRLEISKRLLSEGAIRNYEFQFRCRDGTTKWGLGSAELIEVDNETSMLSVVADITERRQIQEKLRTSEEMLAGVIASAMDAIIAVDSEQRIVLFNAAAEKIFGCRAEEAIGTSLEQFIPHHFRAAHFDQTGTSNRIMGTLGALWGLRVTGEEFPIEASVSQVGTAGKKLFTVIIRDITERRRAEQAIRESEERFRLVANTAPVLIWMSGPDKLCTYFNQPWLEFTGRPIEAELGNGWADDVHPEDLSACLDTYTNAFDRHESFKMQYRLRRNDGEYRWVFDLGVPRFNPDGSFAGYIGSCIDITERKMAEETLASLSGRLIEAQEEECRRIAREIHDDYNQRLAMLANELEDMAQSIGDSVAEAGPRLHELWNSVSELGVDLHSLSHRLHSSTLETLGLVAGVRAFCEEFEDLQEIQVEFTHENVPRAIPADVSLCLFRIAQEGLRNVKRHSGASSARVHLDFVDGKLHLSVSDQGRGFNPARRSARDGIGIRSMEERLHFIGGQLEVRSQPLEGTSIDAWAPFKASA; this is translated from the coding sequence TTGTCAGCTCCGATGGAGCAACGTACATGCCACTATTGGTTCTCTGATCGGCATCCCCTCAAGAAATGCAAACGAGGCAGATACCCGATTCCGGACACGCGCGTCCTGATTCTGATTGCAGCTGTCGCAGCTTTTCTCCTGCTGCAACCGCCATCGGCGGGCGCTGCGAAGGAAGTCCGGCGTGTCCTTATTCTGAATGTCTTCGGACCTCTTTCATCCCCTGGCGTCGCGCTAATTGATCAAGCGATTGTTGCCGGTCTCGAGAAAGCTCCTTACCAGATCGAACTCTATCATGAGGAGATGGAGTCGGCTTTGTTTCCGGATGAAGCTTCCCAGCGCGACTTCCGAGAGTGGTTTATCCGCAGGTATAGTGATCGCAAGCCCGACGTAATCATTACCGTCGGGCCGAGTCCCCTCAACTTCATGGTTGAGTCCCACGAGGAAGCTTTCCCAGGCATCCCGATCATCTTCTGTGGAAGTACGGAAGAGATGCTTGGTGGATTAAAGCTCGATTCTGACTTTACTGGCACATGGGGAGTCGCACAGCCTGAGAAGACGCTGATTGCCGCACTCCGCTTACTACCATCCACCAAGCACCTGGTAGTGGTAGGCGGTGTGGGACTGTATGAGCGAGACCTCGAATCCGTCGCAAAGAAGAGCTTTCAAGGTTACGAATCAAAGCTCGACATTACCTACCTTACCGACCTGGACATGCCGACGCTGATCGAGCGGTTGAAGCACTTGCCAACCAATACGATCGTTTATCACACAGCAATCACGCAGGATGCCGCGGGAACGCGCTTCATTGATGCGACCCAGTCGGTTCCAATGATTGCCGGTGCAGCCAATGCTCCCGTATTTGTAGTAGATGACGTCGATGTGGGTAGAGGATCGACAGGTGGCTATGTTCTAAGCCTTGCAGCTGAAGGGCGAACTGCCGCTGAGATGGCTGTGAGAGTGCTCAAGGGGGAGAAGCCGGCAAACATCCCTGTTGTAAAGAGCCCCAATATCTACATGTTCGATTGGCGCGCCATGCAACGCTTTGGTCTCAAAGAAAGCACCCTTCCGCCTGGCAGTATGGTGCTCAATCGACAGCCAACCATTTGGGAAACCTATCAGCGGTACATTCTTGGCGTTATTTTTCTGATCCTCCTTGAGACACTGCTGATTCTGGGACTGCTTTGGCAGCGCGCGAGACGACGACGGGTGGAAAGCGAACTTGCGGTTGCCCACGACCGGCTTCGACTTGCGGTCGAAGCTGGTAAGTCCTCGGGATGGGAATGGGATATCAAGAGCGGACGGGTTCGTCGGTTCGGCGACCTTCACACTATCTACGGAATTCCGTCATACGCCCATTCGGGGAATATTGACGATTTTCGCCGCCACGTGCATCCGGAGGATCGAGAACTCGTCTGGAACACGCTCGACGACTCAAGACAGAACCAGAATCCGTACTTTGCGGAATTCCGCGTGATTCGAAATGACGAGACCATACGCTGGATCGGAGCCAGGGGAAGATTCTATTACGCGAAGAACGGAGAGGCCGAGCGAATGCTTGGCATGACGGTGGACATTACTGAGCGCAAACTGGCTGAAGAGGCTCTGAAGAAGTCTGAGGAGAAATTTTCTACAGCGTTTCGAGAGAGTCCTATGGCCCTCACGCTGACCAGCATGAAAGATCACCGCTACCTCGATGTCAACGAAACTTTCGAACACCTCACCGGTTGGCACAAAGACGAGGTGATCGGAAGGACTCCGTTCGACATTAACGTGTGGGACGACCCCTTCAAGAGACTGGAGATCTCAAAACGACTACTGTCCGAAGGCGCAATTCGGAATTATGAATTCCAGTTTCGGTGCAGAGATGGCACGACGAAATGGGGCCTGGGCTCGGCAGAACTGATTGAGGTTGATAACGAAACGTCCATGCTTTCAGTAGTTGCGGACATCACGGAGCGCAGACAGATCCAAGAGAAACTGCGCACCAGTGAAGAGATGTTAGCGGGTGTCATTGCTTCGGCAATGGATGCGATCATTGCCGTCGACAGCGAACAGCGCATCGTGCTCTTCAATGCTGCCGCTGAGAAGATATTCGGTTGCCGTGCAGAGGAAGCGATTGGGACGTCCCTGGAGCAGTTCATTCCGCATCACTTTCGCGCGGCTCATTTCGATCAGACTGGCACGTCTAACCGCATTATGGGCACGCTTGGCGCACTGTGGGGTTTGCGGGTTACCGGCGAGGAATTTCCTATTGAGGCATCCGTTTCACAGGTAGGAACCGCTGGCAAAAAGCTATTTACCGTTATCATCCGGGATATCACCGAACGTCGCCGCGCGGAGCAAGCGATACGCGAGAGCGAGGAGCGCTTCCGTCTGGTTGCCAATACTGCGCCGGTGCTGATTTGGATGTCTGGTCCCGATAAGCTGTGCACCTATTTCAATCAGCCCTGGCTTGAGTTCACCGGCCGACCGATTGAAGCGGAGCTTGGCAACGGGTGGGCAGATGATGTCCATCCCGAAGATCTGAGTGCCTGCCTGGATACTTACACAAATGCATTTGACCGGCACGAGTCTTTCAAAATGCAATATCGACTCCGTCGCAATGACGGCGAATACCGTTGGGTATTTGACCTTGGCGTACCGAGATTCAACCCGGACGGGTCTTTTGCGGGATATATCGGCTCATGCATCGATATAACCGAGCGCAAGATGGCAGAAGAAACGCTCGCGAGCTTGAGCGGTCGTCTGATTGAAGCCCAGGAGGAAGAATGCCGCCGGATTGCTCGTGAGATCCATGATGACTACAACCAGCGACTGGCGATGCTGGCGAATGAACTGGAAGACATGGCTCAGAGTATTGGGGATTCTGTTGCTGAGGCAGGTCCGCGGCTCCACGAACTTTGGAATTCTGTCAGTGAGCTCGGCGTCGATCTGCACTCGTTGTCTCATCGCTTGCATTCCTCCACTTTGGAGACTCTTGGACTTGTCGCGGGAGTGAGAGCATTTTGCGAAGAGTTTGAAGACCTACAGGAAATACAGGTCGAGTTCACCCATGAGAATGTTCCACGGGCAATTCCGGCGGATGTTTCGCTTTGTCTTTTTCGCATAGCACAGGAGGGCCTGCGAAACGTCAAACGTCACAGCGGCGCCAGCAGTGCCAGGGTTCACCTTGACTTTGTAGATGGAAAACTGCACTTGTCAGTTTCCGATCAAGGAAGAGGATTCAATCCCGCCAGGCGTTCAGCGCGAGATGGCATCGGAATTCGAAGCATGGAAGAGCGCTTGCACTTTATTGGAGGTCAACTGGAGGTTCGCTCACAACCCCTGGAGGGAACCAGCATTGACGCGTGGGCCCCGTTTAAGGCATCCGCCTAG
- a CDS encoding TonB-dependent receptor, whose translation MALTTILLIPCRANSQTSSTGALSGLALDPTGALLPDVVIRLANKDTATTRSATSDKEGRFSFLLLPPGEYELQATRPGSVSLLGNATVYINVTETLRLELRLRIATVVNSISVSEESQMVQTDNYSLGRVANETAVIGLPLVTRNFAQIASLSPGVMTGVHNAGELGLGGTALSQIASSNDGLFVHGARSYDNNFLMDGISVSDVQGSAAGSGGIPIPNPDSIQEFKVQTGLYDAGYGRYGGANVSLITKTGGNAFHGALFEFFRNEALDANDYFLNQTGQRRPVLKQNQFGFTLGGPIKRDQFLFFGSYQGTRQVNGVAAGQSRTACSASLSEPPLTDDRTPAKLGRLFGGMSGEEGGTAINPDGSNINPVAIALLNLRLSDGSFLIPTPQTVDPAKPLVRQGFSAFTDPCHFNEDQYLTNVDYLPRQNNRISARFFHANDDETVTFPGNGLNPSGNIRGFPSPSDSGFTDFSLAHTYTFRNSSLNQARIGYVRTRTSTEATAPFKWSDVGVAEGEMSNNNELPSLQILGSVSIASGFPRTITQNSFVADDDLSIVHGPHALQFGGSVTRLQDNINLVGLGSFMRFLSWPDFLLGLSASGNGTDFSNVFASFDDFGLTTREYRVWEGTGFVQDDYRILKSLSLNAGLRYEHLGQFGDELGRNSSFDIRNADPNPPATGSVAGYIVASNFPGTPPPGVQRAHNTFANEAAGQNTIAPRIGFAWQFSPDSNTALRGGYGIYYSRPTGQAFYQNVLGAPFSVFRLNAGEANADATFQVPFAQPFPTPDSFPMFPAYSPTSTTTIYAVAPGFRPAIIQQYSLNVQTELHEGWLSEIGYVGTRGTHLMRQRSLNQALQASAGNPIRGVTTNTIANILLRVPIPGVPPDSLQEMESEGSSWYNGLEASLTRRLNHGLQFLASYTFSKTLDTDGADINSTSSGNALTLGDQNSPQQRWGRASFDRTHRFVFSTTWTLPKPPAHALGSFLRNWSLSAIATIQSGNALTIAETNSSNVFGISEDRAQLSATCSSGNLVRQGPVESKLNNYFNSSCFTSPPAIGSDGIGTAFGNSATGIIGGPAQANLDLAFSKAVIFNWPRENTTLLFRTEFYNALNHPQFSNPDTNFTSATFGVVSSTAVNPRVAQLALKLVF comes from the coding sequence GTGGCTTTGACGACAATTTTGTTGATTCCGTGCCGCGCAAATAGCCAGACATCTTCAACCGGAGCATTATCGGGACTGGCGCTTGATCCAACCGGGGCCCTTTTGCCAGATGTGGTCATCCGACTTGCCAACAAGGATACCGCCACGACCAGGTCTGCTACCTCTGATAAGGAAGGGCGCTTCAGTTTTCTTCTGCTTCCACCGGGCGAGTATGAGTTACAGGCCACGAGACCGGGGTCAGTCTCTCTTCTCGGCAACGCAACGGTATACATAAACGTAACGGAAACACTTCGACTCGAACTCCGTCTCCGCATAGCGACCGTGGTAAACAGCATAAGCGTGTCGGAAGAGTCCCAGATGGTCCAGACCGATAATTACTCTCTGGGCAGAGTTGCCAATGAGACAGCAGTGATCGGTCTTCCGCTTGTGACCAGGAATTTCGCTCAAATCGCCAGCCTCTCGCCGGGAGTCATGACCGGAGTCCATAACGCAGGAGAACTCGGGTTGGGGGGAACTGCTTTGTCGCAGATAGCCAGCTCCAACGATGGGCTTTTCGTCCACGGAGCACGCTCCTATGACAATAACTTCCTGATGGACGGGATTAGCGTCAGCGACGTACAGGGCAGCGCGGCCGGAAGCGGAGGAATTCCGATTCCAAACCCCGACAGCATACAGGAATTCAAAGTCCAGACAGGACTCTACGACGCAGGCTACGGGCGCTATGGCGGCGCCAACGTCAGCTTGATCACAAAGACGGGCGGCAACGCTTTCCATGGTGCGCTCTTCGAGTTCTTCCGCAATGAGGCGCTCGACGCAAACGATTACTTTCTGAACCAGACAGGCCAACGACGGCCGGTACTCAAGCAGAACCAGTTTGGGTTCACGCTGGGCGGCCCGATCAAGAGAGACCAGTTTCTATTCTTTGGCTCCTATCAAGGGACGCGCCAGGTGAACGGCGTTGCCGCAGGACAGTCGAGGACTGCATGTTCTGCCAGCCTGAGCGAACCGCCTCTCACCGATGACCGCACACCAGCCAAGTTGGGAAGACTGTTTGGCGGCATGAGCGGAGAGGAGGGTGGCACTGCAATCAACCCTGACGGTTCGAACATTAATCCTGTGGCCATAGCCCTCTTGAATCTAAGACTATCTGACGGAAGCTTCCTCATCCCGACGCCACAAACCGTGGATCCGGCAAAGCCGCTCGTCCGGCAGGGATTCTCGGCTTTCACGGATCCTTGCCATTTCAACGAGGACCAGTATTTGACGAATGTTGACTACCTCCCTCGGCAGAACAACCGAATCTCGGCCCGGTTCTTCCACGCAAATGATGATGAGACCGTCACGTTTCCGGGTAATGGCCTCAATCCTTCGGGCAACATCCGTGGCTTTCCGAGTCCCAGTGACTCAGGCTTTACTGATTTCTCTCTTGCCCATACCTACACCTTCCGCAATTCATCACTCAATCAGGCACGGATAGGCTATGTCCGCACGCGAACCAGCACCGAAGCCACAGCCCCGTTCAAGTGGTCTGACGTCGGGGTTGCCGAAGGAGAGATGAGCAACAACAACGAACTCCCCAGCCTACAAATTCTCGGCTCTGTCAGTATCGCTTCAGGTTTTCCACGAACCATCACGCAGAATAGTTTCGTAGCCGATGATGATCTCAGCATCGTCCACGGTCCCCACGCGTTGCAATTCGGAGGATCCGTCACGCGGTTGCAGGACAATATCAATCTCGTGGGACTCGGATCGTTCATGCGGTTTCTAAGCTGGCCGGATTTTCTGCTTGGTCTCAGCGCCAGCGGCAACGGTACCGATTTCAGCAATGTTTTCGCCTCATTCGATGACTTCGGTCTGACGACTCGGGAGTACAGAGTGTGGGAGGGGACAGGATTCGTGCAGGACGACTATAGAATTCTCAAGTCACTCTCACTGAATGCCGGCTTGCGTTACGAGCATCTCGGCCAATTTGGAGACGAGCTTGGCAGAAACTCTAGTTTCGACATCCGCAACGCTGATCCCAATCCACCAGCCACCGGGAGCGTGGCCGGCTACATTGTGGCTTCTAACTTTCCTGGAACTCCACCTCCAGGAGTGCAGCGCGCACATAACACTTTCGCGAATGAAGCAGCGGGACAAAACACAATTGCTCCACGGATCGGGTTTGCCTGGCAGTTCTCGCCCGACTCAAACACGGCACTCAGAGGCGGGTACGGAATATATTATTCGCGGCCCACCGGTCAGGCCTTTTATCAGAACGTTCTCGGCGCTCCGTTCTCAGTCTTTCGCTTAAATGCCGGAGAGGCGAACGCAGACGCGACCTTTCAAGTTCCTTTCGCGCAACCATTCCCCACACCTGATTCCTTCCCGATGTTTCCCGCGTACTCACCCACAAGCACTACGACGATATACGCCGTGGCGCCCGGCTTCCGCCCCGCAATCATTCAGCAATATTCATTAAATGTCCAGACCGAGTTGCATGAGGGTTGGCTATCGGAAATTGGCTACGTTGGCACTCGCGGCACTCATCTGATGCGTCAACGTTCCCTGAACCAGGCGTTGCAGGCCTCTGCCGGCAATCCCATACGGGGAGTAACCACGAACACGATTGCAAATATCTTATTGCGAGTTCCCATTCCAGGAGTGCCTCCTGACTCACTTCAGGAAATGGAGTCTGAGGGCAGTTCCTGGTACAACGGCTTAGAGGCGAGCCTGACCAGACGACTGAACCATGGCCTTCAATTCCTCGCTTCCTACACCTTCTCTAAAACACTGGATACGGACGGCGCCGACATCAATTCAACGTCAAGCGGAAACGCACTGACGCTGGGAGATCAGAACTCGCCCCAACAGCGCTGGGGACGCGCGAGTTTTGATCGCACGCATCGGTTCGTTTTCAGCACCACGTGGACCCTGCCAAAACCGCCTGCTCACGCACTGGGCAGTTTCCTCCGAAACTGGTCTCTGTCCGCAATAGCAACCATACAATCCGGTAACGCCCTGACCATTGCCGAAACAAATTCTTCCAATGTCTTTGGAATTAGCGAGGACCGTGCGCAACTGAGCGCCACATGCTCGTCAGGCAATCTGGTACGCCAAGGGCCGGTGGAGTCGAAGCTGAACAACTATTTCAACAGCTCCTGTTTTACGAGCCCGCCCGCCATAGGATCAGACGGCATAGGAACAGCGTTTGGAAACAGCGCGACTGGTATCATAGGCGGGCCTGCACAAGCAAATCTGGATCTGGCATTCTCAAAAGCGGTGATCTTTAATTGGCCGCGCGAGAATACTACCCTTCTCTTTCGGACTGAGTTCTACAACGCCCTGAACCATCCGCAGTTTTCGAATCCCGACACCAATTTCACATCGGCTACTTTCGGCGTCGTTAGTAGCACGGCTGTCAATCCGCGAGTCGCACAACTGGCGTTGAAGCTTGTGTTTTAG